A stretch of DNA from Magnetospirillum sp. WYHS-4:
AACGACGCCAAGCCCCCCGTCGCCACCACCTTCATGGGCGCTCCGAATTCCTTCTGGATGCGCCGCACCAGGCCTTCGATCATGCCCACGTAGCCCCAATAGATTCCGGACTGCATGGCGCTGACCGTGCCCTTTCCTATGACCGCCTTGGGCCGCCCGATGGCGACCCGTGGCAACTTGGCCGCCGCCATATGCAATGCCTCCAGGGACAAGTTGATGCCCGGCGCGATGACGCCGCCGCAGTAGTTGCCCGCGCCATCGACCACGTCGAAGGTGGTAGCGGTACCGAAGTCGATGACGATCAGCGGTCCACCGTGGGACTCGCGGCAGGCCACGGCGTTGACCAGACGGTCGGCGCCCACCTCCTCCGGGTGGTCGACCAAGACCTCCAGGCCCAGATCGACGCCCGGTTCGCCGACCATCAGGGGATCGCAGTTGAAGTAGCGTCGGCAGAGGGTCTTCAGGGCGAAAGCCGAGGCCGGCACCACGGTCGCCACGATGGCGTCGCGAACGGCCTCGCGCGAGATGCCGTCCAGGGACAACAGTTGGGTCAGCCAGACGCCCAACTCGTCAGCGGTCCGGTTGGTGGTGGTCGAGGCCCGCCATTCGCCCTTGAGCGCCCCGTCGTCGGCGAAAACCGCGAAGACCGTATTGGTATTCCCGCAATCGATGGCCAAAAGCATGGGTCCCACCTCAAACAGCCGGAAAGACGTCGCCGGCCAGGATGCGTTCGTCGCCGTCCGCGCCCCCCAGGATCAGGGCCCCGTCCGCGTCGAGCCCCCGGAAGATGCCCGTCAATCGGCGATCCGGCAAGCGAACTTCAATCGGGCCGCCCAGACCATGGGCGCGTGCCAGCCAGGCTTGGCGCAAGGGGGCGAAACCATCGCGCTCCCAAACCGCCAGCCAGACATCCAGGCGGGCCAGGATACTCTCCAGGACATGGGATACCGTCACCGCGCCGCCCAGGTCCGTCGCCGGAAATTCTGTGCCTCCCGGATGATGGGCGACGTTGACGCCGATGCCGGCGATCAGCCATTCGCCATCGAATTCCAGCAGGATGCCGGCCAGCTTGGCGCCGTCCAGCAGCACGTCGTTGGGCCACTTGCAGGCCACCCGGCGTCCCGGCACCAGGCTCTCGACCCCCTCCGCCACCGCCAGGGAAGCGGCAAAGGTCAGTTGCGCCGCCGCTTCGGCAGGGGGGCGCAGAAGAATGGAGACGTAGAGGTTTCCTGGTTCGGATACCCAGGTCCGGCCGCGCCGGCCGCGTCCGGCCGTCTGGCGCTCGGCCACGACCACCATCCCCTCGGGCGCGCCAGCCGCCGCCTGGCGCCGGACTTCCGCATTGGTGGAATCGAGAACCGCGAACGTCCGGACCGTAAAGGCCATCAGCCGGAGGGGAACAAGGCCGCCGAGGCGGCCTCTGCGCCGCCCAGAAGCAGGCCGGGATAGAGGAAGAACAGCAGCACGATCAGGCTGGACACCACCAACACCCCGGCGACCTCGCGCGGGACCACGCGCTCCAGGCCTTCGGCAGGCTCGTCGAAGTACATCACCTTGACGATGCGGATGTAGTAGAAGGCCGCCACCACGCTCATCAGGAGGCCGATGATCGCCAGGGTATAGAGTCCCGCATTGACCGCCGCCAGGAAGATGTAGAACTTCCCGAAGAATCCGGCCAGGGGCGGTATGCCGGCCATGGAGAACATGAAGATCGCCATCGCCGCCGCCATTCCCGGATGGGTCTTGGATAGGCCGGCCAGGTCGTCGATACCCTCGACCATGCGGTCGCCGCGCCGCATCGCCAGAATGCAGGCGAAGGCGCCGATATTCATGAACAGATAGATGGACAGGTAGATCAGCACGCCCTTGACGCCCGCCTGGTCGGCGGCCGCCAGGCCGATCAGCGCGTAGCCCACATGACCGATGGAGCTGTAGGCCATCAGCCGCTTGATGTTCTTCTGCACCAGGGCGGCGAAGGCACCGACGAACATGCTGAGCGCCGCCGCCGCGACGATCACCTGCTGCCACTGGGCGATCAGACCGCCGAAGGGCCCCATGGCGACGCGGGTCAGCAGCGCCA
This window harbors:
- the nuoN gene encoding NADH-quinone oxidoreductase subunit NuoN, which encodes FMARDFMERQHMSRFEFGVLILFATLGMLLMISANNLVSLYVGLELQSLSLYVIAAFQRDDSRSTEAGLKYFVLGAVASGMLLYGASLIYGFTGTTDFEALATQFRDLQGHRPPVGLVFGMVFVLAGLAFKVSAAPFHMWTPDVYEGAPTPVTAFFSLAPKIAALALLTRVAMGPFGGLIAQWQQVIVAAAALSMFVGAFAALVQKNIKRLMAYSSIGHVGYALIGLAAADQAGVKGVLIYLSIYLFMNIGAFACILAMRRGDRMVEGIDDLAGLSKTHPGMAAAMAIFMFSMAGIPPLAGFFGKFYIFLAAVNAGLYTLAIIGLLMSVVAAFYYIRIVKVMYFDEPAEGLERVVPREVAGVLVVSSLIVLLFFLYPGLLLGGAEAASAALFPSG
- a CDS encoding type III pantothenate kinase — translated: MLLAIDCGNTNTVFAVFADDGALKGEWRASTTTNRTADELGVWLTQLLSLDGISREAVRDAIVATVVPASAFALKTLCRRYFNCDPLMVGEPGVDLGLEVLVDHPEEVGADRLVNAVACRESHGGPLIVIDFGTATTFDVVDGAGNYCGGVIAPGINLSLEALHMAAAKLPRVAIGRPKAVIGKGTVSAMQSGIYWGYVGMIEGLVRRIQKEFGAPMKVVATGGLAS
- a CDS encoding biotin--[acetyl-CoA-carboxylase] ligase, translating into MAFTVRTFAVLDSTNAEVRRQAAAGAPEGMVVVAERQTAGRGRRGRTWVSEPGNLYVSILLRPPAEAAAQLTFAASLAVAEGVESLVPGRRVACKWPNDVLLDGAKLAGILLEFDGEWLIAGIGVNVAHHPGGTEFPATDLGGAVTVSHVLESILARLDVWLAVWERDGFAPLRQAWLARAHGLGGPIEVRLPDRRLTGIFRGLDADGALILGGADGDERILAGDVFPAV